One Malania oleifera isolate guangnan ecotype guangnan chromosome 10, ASM2987363v1, whole genome shotgun sequence genomic region harbors:
- the LOC131165264 gene encoding protein SMAX1-LIKE 3-like, whose translation MRTGGVCTVQQALTAEAASVVKQAVSLAKRRGHAQVTPLHVASAMLASGGGLLQIACRKSHSHPLQCKALELCFNVALNRLPTSASSPLFGPQHLPHPSLSNALVAAFKRAQAHQRRGSIENQQQPILALKIEIEQLVISILDDPSVSRVMREAGFSSTQVKTNVEQAVSLEVCSQSPSISSRSKGSTSPLVLGSNVIQSPHQGQLGVTLTGKTSEQVGSDDVMSVLDRLMTKRRRNTVIVGECLASIECLVRKVMDKFERADVPGHLRYVQFISLPLFSLKNLSRDEVEKKLIELKCLIKSYLGRGVVLYLGDLKWVSEMWSNYGEQRKNFYCPVEHMVMELRRMVCGISDGSGKIWLIGIATLKTYMKCKMGHPSLETIWELHPLAIPVGSLDLSLNLDSNFPAQSRSKVISGDGFSMPLLESRDKLTCCADCYANFAREAKSIRNNDSTTSTPTISSSTSLPLWLQQCKEESRSLTINDQEGIQIRDLCKKWNSICSSVHKSNLAEKALTFSLSPSSSISISSYDQHTPKLHQTILGWPLIFESNQLPKEHQFWTFEKSEEDFEPSLRMHKPETKPDLLSNPNSSPNSASSSEAMEDLECLNRFKELNSENMKILCNALEKKVPWQKDTIPEIVSTILQCRSRMMRRKGNLKQREDKEETWMFFLGLESEGKERIARELAKLIFGSQNNYVSIGMSSFASTRADSTDDLGNKRSRDEFGRSYLERFAEAVHENPHRMFFMEDIEQVDRRSQMGIKRATESGILTLPGGELVSLEDAIIILSCESLSSVSRACSPPLRQKCSEDEEKGLDDDLEERSPCISLDLNIAIEDDNGDEQSVSDMDILESVDRQIIFKTQEL comes from the exons atgaggacaGGAGGAGTTTGCACTGTCCAACAAGCCTTAACTGCTGAAGCTGCAAGCGTTGTCAAGCAGGCTGTTAGCCTTGCGAAACGGCGAGGTCATGCCCAAGTGACACCTCTTCATGTGGCAAGCGCCATGCTGGCTTCCGGTGGTGGCCTTCTCCAAATAGCTTGCCGTAAATCCCACTCTCATCCCCTCCAATGTAAGGCCCTTGAACTCTGCTTCAATGTGGCTCTCAACCGCCTCCCTACGTCCGCTTCAAGTCCCCTATTTGGCCCCCAGCACCTCCCCCACCCTTCCCTATCCAATGCCTTGGTTGCAGCCTTCAAGCGCGCCCAGGCTCATCAACGCCGAGGCTCCATAGAAAACCAGCAACAACCCATTTTAGCCCTGAAAATAGAAATAGAACAGCTTGTCATCTCCATTTTAGATGACCCAAGTGTCAGTAGAGTCATGAGAGAAGCTGGTTTCTCAAGTACCCAAGTAAAAACAAATGTAGAACAGGCTGTTTCTTTAGAGGTTTGTTCCCAAAGTCCTTCGATAAGTAGCCGATCCAAGGGAAGCACCAGCCCCCTGGTTCTTGGTAGTAATGTGATTCAATCACCGCATCAGGGTCAGTTAGGGGTAACCCTCACTGGTAAAACTTCTGAACAAGTTGGCAGTGATGATGTAATGAGTGTTTTAGATAGATTAATGACCAAGAGAAGGAGAAACACTGTTATTGTTGGAGAGTGTCTGGCTAGTATTGAGTGTCTTGTTAGAAAAGTGATGGATAAGTTTGAGAGAGCAGATGTTCCAGGACATTTGAGGTACGTGCAGTTTATAAGCCTTCCTCTTTTCTCGCTGAAGAATCTCTCCAGGGACGAGGTTGAGAAGAAGCTCATTGAGCTTAAGTGCCTCATAAAAAGCTATTTGGGTAGAGGGGTTGTTTTATATTTAGGTGATCTGAAATGGGTTTCTGAGATGTGGTCAAATTATGGGGAGCAAAGGAAAAACTTCTACTGTCCTGTAGAGCACATGGTCATGGAGCTCAGAAGAATGGTTTGCGGAATATCTGATGGGAGTGGAAAGATATGGCTCATAGGAATTGCCACTTTGAAGACTTACATGAAATGTAAGATGGGTCATCCTTCTTTGGAGACTATTTGGGAACTTCATCCTCTTGCCATTCCTGTGGGCAGCTTGGACCTAAGTCTCAACCTTGATAG CAATTTTCCAGCTCAGTCCAGAAGCAAGGTTATTTCCGGAGATGGGTTTAGTATGCCTCTACTAGAAAGTAGAGATAAACTCACTTGCTGCGCAGATTGTTATGCCAATTTTGCTAGGGAAGCTAAAAGCATCCGAAACAATGATTCCACCACCTCCACCCCCACCATTTCCTCCAGCACAAGCTTGCCTTTATGGCTCCAACAGTGCAAGGAAGAGAGCAGAAGTCTGACTATAAATGATCAG GAAGGAATCCAAATTAGAGATCTTTGCAAAAAATGGAATTCAATTTGCAGTTCAGTCCACAAATCTAACCTTGCCGAAAAGGCACTCACGTTTTCTTTATCTCCTTCTTCCTCCATTTCAATCTCCTCGTATGATCAGCACACCCCTAAGTTGCATCAGACCATCCTAGGTTGGCCTTTAATTTTTGAATCCAACCAGTTACCAAAAGAACATCAGTTCTGGACATTCGAAAAAAGCGAAGAAGATTTTGAACCCAGTCTGAGAATGCACAAGCCTGAGACAAAACCAGATCTTTTATCCAATCCGAACTCTAGTCCTAACTCAGCCTCTTCCAGTGAGGCAATGGAGGATCTGGAGTGTCTTAATAGGTTCAAGGAGCTGAATTCTGAGAACATGAAGATTCTGTGTAATGCATTAGAGAAAAAGGTCCCATGGCAGAAAGATACAATTCCTGAAATTGTGAGCACCATTCTCCAGTGCAGGTCCAGAATGATGAGAAGAAAAGGCAACTTGAAACAAAGAGAGGATAAAGAAGAAACTTGGATGTTCTTCTTGGGTCTTGAATCTGAAGGTAAAGAGAGGATTGCAAGGGAACTAGCTAAACTTATTTTTGGTTCTCAAAACAACTATGTGTCAATTGGTATGAGCAGCTTCGCATCAACAAGAGCCGACTCTACTGATGATCTTGGAAATAAAAGATCTAGAGATGAGTTTGGTCGAAGTTATTTAGAGAGATTTGCTGAAGCAGTGCATGAAAATCCTCATCGCATGTTCTTCATGGAAGACATTGAACAGGTCGATCGCCGTTCTCAAATGGGCATCAAAAGAGCAACTGAAAGTGGAATATTAACACTTCCCGGTGGTGAATTGGTTTCTCTTGAGGATGCCATCATCATTCTCAGCTGTGAGAGCTTGAGCTCGGTATCAAGAGCCTGTTCTCCCCCATTAAGGCAAAAATGTAGCGAGGATGAAGAAAAAGGCCTTGATGATGACTTGGAGGAAAGAAGTCCATGCATCTCCCTAGATTTGAATATTGCCATTGAAGATGATAATGGAGATGAACAATCGGTTTCTGACATGGATATTCTGGAATCTGTGGACaggcaaattattttcaaaactcaagaGTTATGA